The Paenibacillus sophorae genome has a segment encoding these proteins:
- the hydE gene encoding [FeFe] hydrogenase H-cluster radical SAM maturase HydE has protein sequence MERLYTQESLGSEEIVDLLGNLDQTSRKRLHTFAHQKRVARYGTGVYLRGLIEFSNICKQNCMYCGIRSANKAVSRYRLKPEEIMDCCREGYNLGYRTFVLQSGEDDWYTTDKLAGLVADIKRHYPDSAVTLSIGERDDETYTRLFEAGADRYLLRHETASSSLYEALHPTMTFENRRDRLRALKAIGYQVGAGFMVGLPGQTNEDLAKDLLYLKELNPDMVGIGPFLPHQATPLKDEPAGTVEATLDMIALARLFVPDALIPATTALGTAHPYGRELALKAGANVVMPNLSPLSVRPKYTLYDNKICTGDESAQCRFCLDQRIEGAGFHVDMGRGDSLNWLSRPPGEQAVR, from the coding sequence CTGGAACGATTATATACGCAGGAATCGCTGGGTTCCGAAGAAATTGTCGATCTTCTAGGAAATTTGGACCAGACTTCAAGGAAGCGGCTGCATACTTTTGCACATCAGAAGCGGGTGGCCCGTTACGGCACAGGAGTGTATCTCCGCGGACTGATTGAATTCTCCAATATATGCAAACAAAACTGCATGTACTGTGGAATACGCTCCGCCAATAAGGCAGTCAGCCGCTACCGGCTGAAGCCTGAAGAAATCATGGACTGCTGCCGTGAAGGATATAATTTGGGCTATCGCACCTTCGTTCTGCAGAGCGGAGAAGACGATTGGTATACAACGGATAAGCTGGCGGGCCTTGTTGCTGATATCAAGCGGCACTATCCGGATTCTGCGGTGACGCTGTCGATCGGCGAACGTGACGATGAGACCTATACCCGGTTATTTGAAGCGGGTGCGGACCGTTATTTGCTGCGGCATGAGACGGCTTCCAGCAGTCTGTATGAGGCGCTGCACCCGACCATGACTTTTGAGAATCGGCGGGACCGCTTGCGTGCCTTGAAAGCTATTGGCTATCAGGTCGGAGCCGGCTTTATGGTTGGATTGCCCGGACAGACGAACGAAGATTTGGCCAAGGATTTATTGTACCTCAAGGAGCTTAATCCGGATATGGTTGGCATCGGCCCTTTTTTGCCGCACCAAGCTACGCCTTTAAAGGACGAGCCGGCTGGTACTGTGGAGGCTACATTAGATATGATTGCACTTGCGCGTTTGTTTGTGCCTGACGCCTTGATTCCGGCTACCACAGCTTTGGGAACCGCTCATCCGTACGGGCGGGAGCTCGCACTAAAAGCGGGTGCAAATGTAGTCATGCCTAATCTCTCTCCCCTGTCCGTACGTCCAAAATATACATTATATGACAATAAAATTTGTACAGGAGATGAATCGGCACAGTGCAGGTTCTGTCTGGATCAGCGGATTGAGGGTGCCGGCTTTCATGTCGATATGGGCCGCGGAGATAGTCTGAACTGGCTGTCGCGCCCTCCGGGGGAGCAGGCTGTTCGGTAA
- the fdhD gene encoding formate dehydrogenase accessory sulfurtransferase FdhD — protein MTRGPEQQEHIIRYRQGRITREPDLIVTEHPVTLKINGEEFVTLVCTPEYIEDMAIGYLASEGIIRGIQDIKELWTQEEEGFVHVSTDRWNNLHRQLYAKRYVSSCCGAGRHGFVYVNDARTAKVMDGVHVSISFGDCFRLMESVQAGAELFHRTGGVHSAAICDTGGVLLARSDIGRHNALDKIYGHCLRHEMNLNNKIIVFSGRISSEILLKVAKIGCEIILSKSAPTALALELAEQLGITTVGFIRHDSCNVYTRPERISDCAILKNN, from the coding sequence ATGACGCGGGGACCTGAACAGCAAGAACACATTATTCGTTATCGGCAGGGCCGAATCACCAGAGAACCGGATCTAATTGTGACGGAGCATCCGGTCACACTTAAGATTAACGGTGAAGAATTCGTGACCCTGGTATGCACCCCTGAATACATTGAGGACATGGCTATCGGCTACTTGGCTTCTGAAGGCATCATTCGGGGAATTCAAGATATTAAGGAGCTGTGGACGCAGGAAGAGGAAGGCTTCGTACACGTCTCCACGGACCGCTGGAATAATCTTCACCGCCAGTTGTACGCCAAACGTTATGTCAGTTCCTGCTGCGGCGCCGGCCGCCATGGCTTTGTTTATGTTAACGATGCAAGGACGGCCAAAGTAATGGACGGTGTTCATGTCTCGATATCCTTTGGCGATTGTTTCCGCCTTATGGAGAGCGTGCAGGCCGGCGCGGAGCTGTTTCACCGGACAGGCGGCGTCCACTCCGCTGCGATTTGCGATACCGGCGGGGTGCTGCTTGCCCGCAGCGATATCGGCCGGCATAATGCGCTCGACAAGATTTACGGCCACTGCTTGAGGCACGAGATGAACCTGAATAACAAAATAATCGTGTTCAGCGGCCGGATTTCATCGGAAATCTTATTAAAGGTTGCCAAAATCGGCTGTGAGATCATTCTGTCCAAATCAGCTCCCACAGCCCTGGCTCTTGAGCTGGCTGAACAACTCGGCATCACGACAGTCGGTTTCATCCGTCATGATTCATGCAATGTTTATACACGCCCTGAGCGTATCAGCGACTGTGCGATCTTAAAGAACAATTGA
- the hydG gene encoding [FeFe] hydrogenase H-cluster radical SAM maturase HydG has translation MFVNRVNERRPADFIQDEEIKESLKYGEAAVNDSTIVTAILDKARECKGLTSQEAAVLLHVDDEDTLERLYQVSREIKERIYGNRIVLFAPLYVSNYCVNNCVYCGYKHSNSEFVRSRLTQDEIAQEVKVLQSLGHKRLVLEAGEDSHHCSIDYILECIRTIYETKLDNGSIRRININIAATTEEEYRQLAEAGIGTYILFQETYHRPSYHNYHPQGPKGDYDWHTTAMDRAMKAGIDDVGIGVLYGLYDYKYETIAMLQHAEHLEQAFGCGPHTISVPRLREAENVNLDNYPHLVGDRDFAKIVAVLRMAVPYTGMILSTREDPEFRDQIIKLGISQISAGSATGVGAYSVNKDKDDKPQFTVGDHRSPMEIIKNLCQGGYVPSYCTACYREGRTGDRFMQLAKSGQIHNVCQPNSLMTFQEYLLDYADEEMRAIGEQTIRENLERIPKESVKKATSEQLQRIHAGERDLRF, from the coding sequence ATGTTTGTGAACCGAGTAAATGAACGCCGTCCGGCGGATTTTATTCAGGACGAGGAAATCAAGGAATCACTGAAATACGGGGAGGCGGCAGTAAACGACAGCACAATAGTAACCGCAATCCTGGATAAAGCAAGAGAGTGCAAAGGCCTGACCTCTCAGGAAGCGGCCGTGCTGCTGCACGTGGATGATGAAGATACACTGGAAAGGCTGTACCAGGTATCCAGGGAAATCAAGGAACGGATATACGGCAACCGGATCGTGCTGTTCGCCCCCCTCTATGTCAGCAATTACTGTGTCAATAACTGTGTCTACTGCGGATACAAGCACTCCAATTCCGAGTTTGTGCGCAGCCGTCTCACTCAAGACGAAATTGCCCAGGAGGTCAAGGTTCTTCAGTCACTTGGCCATAAACGGCTTGTCCTTGAAGCGGGTGAAGACTCGCACCATTGTTCCATCGACTACATTCTGGAATGTATCCGGACCATATACGAGACCAAGCTGGACAATGGCAGCATCCGGCGGATTAACATCAATATTGCCGCCACGACGGAGGAAGAATACCGCCAACTGGCCGAGGCCGGGATCGGAACCTATATTTTATTCCAGGAGACTTATCACAGACCCAGCTATCACAATTACCATCCTCAAGGACCCAAAGGGGACTATGACTGGCATACGACCGCCATGGACCGTGCAATGAAAGCCGGAATCGACGACGTTGGCATCGGTGTCCTGTACGGACTCTATGATTATAAATATGAGACCATCGCCATGCTGCAGCACGCCGAACATCTGGAGCAGGCATTCGGCTGCGGACCGCATACCATCTCTGTCCCCCGCCTGCGCGAAGCGGAGAACGTGAATCTGGACAATTACCCCCATCTTGTGGGCGACCGCGATTTCGCGAAGATTGTCGCCGTGCTGAGAATGGCCGTGCCTTATACGGGAATGATCCTGTCTACACGTGAAGACCCGGAATTCCGCGACCAAATCATTAAGCTGGGAATTTCGCAGATCAGCGCAGGCTCCGCGACAGGCGTCGGCGCATATAGCGTCAATAAAGACAAAGACGACAAACCGCAGTTCACGGTCGGCGATCACCGCTCCCCTATGGAAATTATCAAGAACCTGTGCCAAGGCGGCTATGTTCCCAGCTACTGCACCGCATGCTACCGCGAAGGAAGAACAGGGGACCGCTTCATGCAGCTGGCCAAGTCGGGGCAAATTCATAATGTATGCCAGCCGAATTCCTTGATGACCTTTCAGGAGTACCTGCTGGATTACGCCGACGAAGAAATGCGCGCCATTGGCGAACAGACTATTCGCGAGAATCTGGAGCGCATCCCCAAGGAGTCGGTCAAGAAAGCAACGAGTGAGCAATTGCAGCGCATTCATGCGGGCGAAAGAGATCTGCGGTTCTAA